A genomic segment from Prochlorothrix hollandica PCC 9006 = CALU 1027 encodes:
- the gvpA gene encoding gas vesicle structural protein GvpA: protein MAVEKVNSSSSLAEVVDRILDKGIVIDAWARVSLVGIELISIEARIVIASVETYLKYAEAVGLTAQAAVPA from the coding sequence ATGGCTGTTGAAAAAGTAAACTCCTCCTCTAGCTTGGCCGAAGTGGTCGATCGCATTTTGGACAAGGGCATCGTGATTGATGCTTGGGCACGGGTGTCCCTGGTGGGCATCGAGCTTATTTCCATTGAGGCTCGGATCGTGATTGCCTCCGTTGAGACCTATCTGAAGTACGCCGAAGCCGTGGGTCTCACCGCCCAGGCTGCTGTGCCCGCCTAG